The Hevea brasiliensis isolate MT/VB/25A 57/8 chromosome 1, ASM3005281v1, whole genome shotgun sequence genome has a window encoding:
- the LOC110660891 gene encoding annexin-like protein RJ4 encodes MATLVVPQNVSVVEDAENLRKAFEGWGTNEKVIISVLAHRNAAQRKQIRLAYWDLYQEDLVKRLESEIKGDFERAVYRWILDPEDRDAVLANVALKKSSDYHVIVEIACVRSSEELLAVRRAYHARYKHSLEEDVAVHTTGDIRKLLLGLVTAFRYEGAEVNSRLAKSEADILHDAIKDKKINHDEVIRILTTRSKTQLMATFNSFKDSQGTSITKVLLGETADNEYKRLLRIAIRCINEPIKYYEKVLRNAFKKFGNDEDAITRVIVTRAEKDLQLIKELYYSRNSVPLDQAVAKETSGDYKDFLLALLGKQD; translated from the exons GATGGGGGACAAATGAGAAGGTTATAATTTCAGTTCTTGCGCATAGAAATGCAGCTCAAAGGAAACAGATCAGGCTAGCTTATTGGGACCTTTACCAAGAAGATCTTGTTAAGCGTCTTGAATCTGAGATCAAGGGAGATTTTGAG AGAGCTGTGTACAGATGGATATTGGACCCAGAAGACAGAGATGCAGTATTAGCGAATGTGGCTCTAAAGAAATCTTCTGATTATCATGTGATCGTTGAAATTGCTTGCGTTCGATCTTCAGAAGAGCTCTTGGCTGTGAGGAGGGCTTACCATGCTCGCTACAAGCATTCCTTAGAAGAAGATGTGGCAGTTCATACCACCGGCGATATCAGGAAG CTCTTGCTAGGGTTGGTGACAGCTTTTAGGTATGAAGGTGCTGAAGTAAATTCAAGATTGGCCAAATCTGAAGCTGATATTCTTCATGATGCGATCAAGGACAAGAAGATTAACCATGATGAAGTGATTAGGATCTTAACTACAAGGAGCAAGACACAGCTCATGGCTACCTTCAACAGCTTCAAAGACAGCCAGGGCACTTCCATCACTAAG GTTCTGTTGGGTGAGACTGCTGATAACGAGTACAAACGATTGCTCCGCATAGCCATTCGATGCATCAACGAACCTATTAAGTACTATGAGAAG GTTTTGAGGAATGCATTCAAAAAGTTTGGGAATGATGAGGATGCAATTACTAGAGTGATTGTCACAAGGGCAGAGAAGGACTTGCAACTAATCAAGGAGCTTTACTACAGCAGGAACAGTGTGCCTCTTGATCAAGCAGTGGCCAAGGAAACTTCTGGGGATTACAAGGATTTCCTGCTTGCTCTGCTAGGAAAGCAGGATTAA
- the LOC110660903 gene encoding annexin D3 isoform X2, with the protein MATLKVPDAVPSPTQDCERLRNAVQGLGTDERAIIGILGHRNASQRRKIRETYQQLYKESLVDRLHSELSGDFRKAVILWTYDPQERDAKLANEALKSKKKGTKELQVIVEIACANSPHHLQAVRQAYCSLFDCSFEEAIASEVSLPIRKLLVGLVSSYRYDKELVDMNIASSEASKLHEAIKRKQLDHDDIVYVLSTRNMYQLRATFKCYQQKFGNPIDQDIESCGEGVLESLLRVVIWCIQSPEKHFAEVIGTSITGLGTDEDSLTRAIVTRAEIDTMKIRGEYFNIYGTNLDGAVDDDTSGDYREFLMTLLGARI; encoded by the exons ATGGCTACTCTCAAAGTGCCAGATGCTGTTCCTTCTCCAACTCAAGACTGTGAGAGACTCAGAAATGCTGTTCAAG GACTAGGGACAGATGAGAGGGCGATTATAGGGATTTTAGGGCACAGAAATGCAAGTCAAAGGAGGAAAATTAGAGAAACCTATCAGCAGCTTTACAAGGAATCTCTCGTTGATCGTCTCCATTCTGAGCTGTCCGGAGATTTTAGA AAAGCAGTAATTTTGTGGACTTATGACCCCCAAGAAAGGGATGCAAAACTGGCAAATGAAGCATTGAAATCTAAGAAGAAAGGCACAAAAGAACTGCAAGTGATAGTCGAGATAGCTTGTGCAAATTCTCCTCACCATCTACAGGCAGTAAGGCAGGCCTATTGTTCTCTTTTTGATTGCTCCTTTGAAGAAGCCATTGCATCTGAAGTCTCTTTGCCCATTAGAAAG CTCTTGGTGGGTTTAGTAAGCTCTTACAGGTATGATAAAGAACTGGTGGATATGAATATAGCCAGCTCAGAGGCATCTAAATTGCATGAAGCTATCAAGAGAAAGCAACTAGATCATGATGATATAGTATATGTTCTCAGCACTAGGAACATGTATCAGCTTAGAGCAACATTCAAGTGCTATCAGCAAAAGTTTGGAAATCCTATTGACCAG GACATAGAGAGTTGTGGTGAGGGTGTGTTGGAATCTCTGTTGAGAGTGGTAATTTGGTGCATACAATCTCCAGAAAAACACTTTGCTGAG GTGATTGGAACTTCCATCACTGGACTTGGGACAGATGAAGATTCACTGACTAGAGCGATAGTAACTAGAGCTGAAATTGACACAATGAAAATCAGGGGGGAGTATTTCAACATCTACGGAACTAACCTTGATGGTGCAGTCGATGATGACACTTCAGGGGATTATAGAGAGTTCTTGATGACCTTACTTGGTGCTAGAATCTGA
- the LOC110660896 gene encoding annexin D4 isoform X1, which translates to MANPQELEALTKAFSGLGVDEKSLISILGKSHLEHRTTFRERSPHLFIEDERSFERWDDHSINLLRHEFMRFENAVVHCAMHPWQRDARLVYEALRLGPQSYGVIVEIACTRSSEELLGARKAYHSLYDHSIEEDVATHITGSERKLLVALVSAYRYEGPKVREDTAKSEAKIVANAIKNGDKKNPIEDDEVIRILTTRSKLHLKAIYKHYNEVSGKSIHEDLEAADLILKETVECLCTPHTYFSKVIDEAMRNDADHNTKNSLTRVIVTRADVDLKEIKEGYNSLNGVPLSQKIEDNANGNYKDFLLALITKD; encoded by the exons ATGGCTAATCCTCAAGAGTTGGAAGCTCTCACCAAGGCTTTCTCAG GACTTGGAGTTGATGAGAAGTCATTAATATCAATTCTGGGAAAATCACATCTTGAGCATAGGACAACATTCAGAGAGAGAAGTCCTCACTTGTTCATTGAAGATGAACGTTCTTTTGAACGCTGGGATGATCACAGTATCAATCTTCTCAGGCATGAATTTATGCGATTTGAG AATGCTGTGGTGCACTGTGCCATGCATCCCTGGCAAAGAGATGCTCGTTTGGTGTATGAGGCTTTGAGGCTTGGTCCACAATCTTATGGTGTGATTGTGGAGATTGCATGCACTAGATCCTCAGAAGAGTTATTGGGAGCAAGGAAAGCCTACCATTCCCTCTATGATCACTCCATTGAAGAAGATGTTGCCACCCATATCACTGGCAGTGAGCGTAAG CTCCTGGTAGCACTAGTGAGTGCGTATAGGTATGAAGGGCCAAAGGTTAGGGAAGACACTGCAAAATCTGAAGCAAAAATAGTTGCTAATGCTATTAAAAATGGTGATAAGAAAAATCCTATAGAGGATGATGAGGTGATAAGAATTCTAACAACAAGAAGCAAGCTCCATCTCAAGGCTATTTACAAACATTACAACGAAGTTTCTGGCAAAAGCATCCATGAG GATCTTGAAGCTGCTGACTTGATTTTAAAGGAGACAGTTGAATGCTTATGTACTCCTCATACATATTTCAGCAAG GTAATAGAtgaggcaatgagaaatgatgcaGATCACAACACCAAAAATTCACTGACAAGAGTAATTGTTACCAGAGCAGATGTGGATTTGAAAGAGATTAAAGAAGGGTACAATAGCTTAAACGGAGTCCCCCTTTCCCAGAAAATTGAAGACAATGCAAATGGGAACTATAAGGATTTCTTGCTTGCCTTGATAACAAAAGACTAA
- the LOC110660903 gene encoding annexin D3 isoform X1, protein MATLKVPDAVPSPTQDCERLRNAVQVIGLGTDERAIIGILGHRNASQRRKIRETYQQLYKESLVDRLHSELSGDFRKAVILWTYDPQERDAKLANEALKSKKKGTKELQVIVEIACANSPHHLQAVRQAYCSLFDCSFEEAIASEVSLPIRKLLVGLVSSYRYDKELVDMNIASSEASKLHEAIKRKQLDHDDIVYVLSTRNMYQLRATFKCYQQKFGNPIDQDIESCGEGVLESLLRVVIWCIQSPEKHFAEVIGTSITGLGTDEDSLTRAIVTRAEIDTMKIRGEYFNIYGTNLDGAVDDDTSGDYREFLMTLLGARI, encoded by the exons ATGGCTACTCTCAAAGTGCCAGATGCTGTTCCTTCTCCAACTCAAGACTGTGAGAGACTCAGAAATGCTGTTCAA GTTATAGGACTAGGGACAGATGAGAGGGCGATTATAGGGATTTTAGGGCACAGAAATGCAAGTCAAAGGAGGAAAATTAGAGAAACCTATCAGCAGCTTTACAAGGAATCTCTCGTTGATCGTCTCCATTCTGAGCTGTCCGGAGATTTTAGA AAAGCAGTAATTTTGTGGACTTATGACCCCCAAGAAAGGGATGCAAAACTGGCAAATGAAGCATTGAAATCTAAGAAGAAAGGCACAAAAGAACTGCAAGTGATAGTCGAGATAGCTTGTGCAAATTCTCCTCACCATCTACAGGCAGTAAGGCAGGCCTATTGTTCTCTTTTTGATTGCTCCTTTGAAGAAGCCATTGCATCTGAAGTCTCTTTGCCCATTAGAAAG CTCTTGGTGGGTTTAGTAAGCTCTTACAGGTATGATAAAGAACTGGTGGATATGAATATAGCCAGCTCAGAGGCATCTAAATTGCATGAAGCTATCAAGAGAAAGCAACTAGATCATGATGATATAGTATATGTTCTCAGCACTAGGAACATGTATCAGCTTAGAGCAACATTCAAGTGCTATCAGCAAAAGTTTGGAAATCCTATTGACCAG GACATAGAGAGTTGTGGTGAGGGTGTGTTGGAATCTCTGTTGAGAGTGGTAATTTGGTGCATACAATCTCCAGAAAAACACTTTGCTGAG GTGATTGGAACTTCCATCACTGGACTTGGGACAGATGAAGATTCACTGACTAGAGCGATAGTAACTAGAGCTGAAATTGACACAATGAAAATCAGGGGGGAGTATTTCAACATCTACGGAACTAACCTTGATGGTGCAGTCGATGATGACACTTCAGGGGATTATAGAGAGTTCTTGATGACCTTACTTGGTGCTAGAATCTGA
- the LOC110660896 gene encoding annexin D4 isoform X2, whose product MANPQELEALTKAFSGLGVDEKSLISILGKSHLEHRTTFRERSPHLFIEDERSFERWDDHSINLLRHEFMRFENAVVHCAMHPWQRDARLVYEALRLGPQSYGVIVEIACTRSSEELLGARKAYHSLYDHSIEEDVATHITGSERKLLVALVSAYRYEGPKVREDTAKSEAKIVANAIKNGDKKNPIEDDEVIRILTTRSKLHLKAIYKHYNEVSGKSIHEVIDEAMRNDADHNTKNSLTRVIVTRADVDLKEIKEGYNSLNGVPLSQKIEDNANGNYKDFLLALITKD is encoded by the exons ATGGCTAATCCTCAAGAGTTGGAAGCTCTCACCAAGGCTTTCTCAG GACTTGGAGTTGATGAGAAGTCATTAATATCAATTCTGGGAAAATCACATCTTGAGCATAGGACAACATTCAGAGAGAGAAGTCCTCACTTGTTCATTGAAGATGAACGTTCTTTTGAACGCTGGGATGATCACAGTATCAATCTTCTCAGGCATGAATTTATGCGATTTGAG AATGCTGTGGTGCACTGTGCCATGCATCCCTGGCAAAGAGATGCTCGTTTGGTGTATGAGGCTTTGAGGCTTGGTCCACAATCTTATGGTGTGATTGTGGAGATTGCATGCACTAGATCCTCAGAAGAGTTATTGGGAGCAAGGAAAGCCTACCATTCCCTCTATGATCACTCCATTGAAGAAGATGTTGCCACCCATATCACTGGCAGTGAGCGTAAG CTCCTGGTAGCACTAGTGAGTGCGTATAGGTATGAAGGGCCAAAGGTTAGGGAAGACACTGCAAAATCTGAAGCAAAAATAGTTGCTAATGCTATTAAAAATGGTGATAAGAAAAATCCTATAGAGGATGATGAGGTGATAAGAATTCTAACAACAAGAAGCAAGCTCCATCTCAAGGCTATTTACAAACATTACAACGAAGTTTCTGGCAAAAGCATCCATGAG GTAATAGAtgaggcaatgagaaatgatgcaGATCACAACACCAAAAATTCACTGACAAGAGTAATTGTTACCAGAGCAGATGTGGATTTGAAAGAGATTAAAGAAGGGTACAATAGCTTAAACGGAGTCCCCCTTTCCCAGAAAATTGAAGACAATGCAAATGGGAACTATAAGGATTTCTTGCTTGCCTTGATAACAAAAGACTAA